Proteins from one Bactrocera neohumeralis isolate Rockhampton chromosome 3, APGP_CSIRO_Bneo_wtdbg2-racon-allhic-juicebox.fasta_v2, whole genome shotgun sequence genomic window:
- the LOC126753627 gene encoding tenascin, whose translation MKSHTNYQLFVGLLLLATCATACVVKVPTPKTRVSLVTMRKYPVDVKCTNCTPTQNPLVLRTVKETYTDMEEVCCEGYVRNAKTGDCLPNCVDCKGGKCVRPDVCLCAEGYNNLKNSTVCEPECSEPCINGQCVEPEKCDCNKGYNFINGSATECETRCLTDCTNGRCDASYKCTCNFGYERNELLGVCTPICEEPCENGVCKAPNECHCLSGYELRLGTLGKCEPVCPGGCPNGYCIAPNVCKCQEGSYNLIGLACVPNCMDKCVNAHCTAPNQCTCLEGYIYRNDSRTVCEPTCARGCLNGFCNEPGRCECHQGYTQVETHVCQPNCAKDCINGHCSAPDTCTCNEGYILKNGSLTECEPHCPRGCKNGECVSPGVCSCLPGYQSLLFYLCIPVCKHSCVHGTCTAPDTCRCFSGYRPNPERSYECEPVCNFDCGHGHCIAPGICQCETGYTKKWLTGRCEPHCTQKCINSICAAGGVCRCYEGFRLRKGSNNICDPICLPQCINSNCVEPDMCECWSGYSETRHHNYCVAHCRPSCENGKCVAPNKCQCSDGYRVTNASEPHRCQAICKDTCINAECLRPDECVCLEGYKFLNGSRTECAPRCEQDCGHGRCIGPNACSCDLGYRLKLSNDTDLPVCVAYCNEWNCLNGKCDVNGICQCIEGMVYNERRGACVSGLGALEEHIALSGVSVSRWTIGTMAFLLIALCGLALILVHREYARRRFREKHGVRLIENPTFGIVMPGAGEEDGLNVQDGEES comes from the exons ATGAAATCTCATACAAACTACCAGCTTTTTGTAGGCCTTCTGCTGCTGGCAACATGTGCAACTGCATGTGTCGTAAAAGTGCC AACGCCCAAAACTCGTGTGTCACTCGTGACCATGCGCAAATATCCGGTGGATGTGAAGTGCACAAATTGTACGCCGACTCAGAATCCCTTGGTACTACGCACAGTCAAAGAG ACGTACACGGACATGGAAGAGGTCTGCTGCGAAGGTTATGTTAGGAACGCAAAAACTGG AGATTGCCTGCCGAACTGCGTGGACTGCAAGGGAGGCAAATGCGTGCGTCCTGATGTATGCCTCTGTGCCGAAGGCTACAACAACCTGAAGAATAGCACCGTCTGTGAGCCGGAATGCAGTGAGCCCTGCATCAATGGACAATGCGTTGAGCCGGAGAAATGTGACTGCAATAAGGGTTATAATTTCATTAATGGGAGTGCCACAGAATGCGAGACGCGGTGTTTGACGGATTGCACCAATGGGCGTTGTGATGCTTCGTATAAATGTACGTGCAATTTCGGCTATGAGCGCAACGAGTTGTTGGGCGTGTGCACGCCTATCTGTGAAGAGCCCTGTGAGAATGGCGTTTGTAAAGCGCCCAATGAGTGCCACTGTCTTAGCGGTTACGAGTTGCGACTGGGCACATTGGGTAAGTGTGAACCGGTGTGTCCGGGTGGCTGCCCCAACGGCTATTGCATCGCACCGAATGTCTGCAAATGTCAGGAGGGCTCCTATAACTTAATCGGACTTGCCTGTGTACCCAACTGCATGGACAAATGCGTAAACGCACACTGTACGGCACCCAACCAGTGTACGTGTCTGGAGGGTTATATCTACCGCAATGATTCGCGCACCGTGTGCGAGCCAACTTGTGCACGTGGCTGCCTGAATGGTTTCTGTAATGAACCGGGCCGCTGTGAGTGTCATCAGGGTTATACGCAGGTGGAGACGCATGTTTGCCAACCGAATTGCGCAAAGGACTGTATCAACGGACACTGCAGCGCGCCCGATACGTGTACCTGCAACGAGGGCTACATCCTTAAGAATGGCTCACTCACAGAATGCGAACCACACTGCCCGCGTGGTTGCAAGAACGGTGAATGTGTTAGTCCAGGTGTGTGCAGCTGCTTGCCGGGATACCAATCGCTGCTCTTTTATCTTTGCATACCGGTGTGTAAGCACTCCTGCGTCCATGGCACATGTACTGCACCGGACACCTGTCGCTGTTTCAGCGGATATCGTCCGAATCCGGAACGGTCCTACGAATGCGAACCAGTTTGTAATTTCGACTGCGGACATGGGCACTGCATTGCTCCGGGTATTTGCCAATGTGAGACAGGTTACACGAAAAAATGGTTGACAGGACGTTGCGAGCCGCATTGCACACAGAAGTGCATCAACAGCATTTGTGCGGCGGGCGGTGTATGCCGTTGCTATGAGGGTTTCCGTTTACGCAAAGGTTCGAACAACATCTGCGATCCCATTTGTCTACCGCAGTGCATCAATAGTAATTGTGTGGAGCCGGACATGTGCGAATGCTGGAGTGGCTATTCGGAGACACGTCATCACAATTACTGTGTCGCACATTGTCGGCCGTCGTGTGAGAATGGCAAGTGTGTGGCGCCCAATAAGTGCCAGTGCAGCGATGGCTATCGTGTGACGAACGCCAGCGAACCACACCGTTGTCAGGCGATCTGCAAAGACACTTGCATAAATGCTGAGTGTCTGCGGCCGGATGAGTGCGTGTGTTTGGAAGGGTATAAGTTCCTCAATGGCAGCCGCACAGAATGTGCGCCGAGATGTGAACAAGACTGCGGTCACGGCAGATGTATTGGACCGAACGCTTGCAGTTGTGATCTCGGTTATCGTCTTAAGCTGAGCAATGACACCGATCTGCCGGTCTGCGTGGCCTATTGTAACGAATGGAATTGTTTGAATGGAAAATGCGATGTAAACGGTATATGTCAATGCATCGAAGGTATGGTATACAACGAGCGACGTGGCGCATGTGTTTCCGGGTTGGGTGCTTTGGAGGAACACATAGCGCTAAG TGGCGTCTCGGTATCGCGCTGGACTATCGGCACAATGGCATTCTTACTTATCGCCTTATGTGGACTGGCTTTGATATTGGTGCATCGTGAATATGCGCGCAGACGTTTCCGGGAGAAGCACGGCGTGAGGTTGATAGAAAACCCAACGTTCGGCATTGTAATGCCAGGCGCGGGAGAAGAAGATGGCCTCAATGTGCAGGATGGCGAGGAGAGCTAA